A region from the Gavia stellata isolate bGavSte3 chromosome 2, bGavSte3.hap2, whole genome shotgun sequence genome encodes:
- the MAP1LC3C gene encoding microtubule-associated proteins 1A/1B light chain 3C yields the protein MQAMPGVQAARPFKLRKSFATRLEEVAGIRAKFPTKIPVIVERYHKEKYLPLLDKTKFLVPEELTMTQFITIIRSRMALTATQAFYLLVNNKSLASMSLTMAEVYRDYKDEDGFVYMTYASQEMFGCFLPAAQGKTMECLQKT from the exons ATGCAGGCGATGCCCGGGGTGCAGGCGGCCAGGCCGTTCAAGCTGAGGAAGAGTTTCG CCACCCGGCTGGAAGAAGTAGCAGGAATCCGGGCAAAGTTCCCAACAAAAATCCCG GTAATTGTTGAGAGATACCATAAAGAGAAATATCTTCCTCTCTTGGACAAAACCAAGTTTCTTGTTCCTGAGGAGCTGACCATGACACAGTTCATAACCATTATCAG AAGCAGGATGGCTCTAACTGCTACACAAGCTTTCTACCTGCTGGTGAACAACAAAAGCCTAGCCAGTATGTCCTTGACAATGGCAGAAGTATACAGGGACTACAAAGATGAAGATGGCTTTGTGTATATGACATATGCTTCCCAGGAGATGTTTGGATGCTTTTTACCTGCTGCTCAAGGGAAAACCATGGAATGCCTTCAAAAAACTTAA